The Miscanthus floridulus cultivar M001 chromosome 7, ASM1932011v1, whole genome shotgun sequence genome includes a region encoding these proteins:
- the LOC136465521 gene encoding phenylpropanoylacetyl-CoA synthase-like, which produces MTEDAITTQFARSGMDYHIGKQVPTIVEQTIKQCLLDVTGTLGIDVVTWNDLFWAVHPGGRAILDSVEAALRLETEKLAASRHVLSEYGNMSSATVVFVLKELHRRLTAKDDGDEETAEWGVMIAFGPGITVEIMVLRATTNLKENYV; this is translated from the coding sequence ATGACCGAGGACGCGATCACCACGCAGTTCGCGCGGAGCGGCATGGATTACCACATTGGCAAGCAGGTTCCGACGATCGTGGAGCAGACCATCAAACAGTGCTTGCTCGACGTTACTGGGACGCTTGGCATCGACGTGGTGACGTGGAATGACCTCTTCTGGGCGGTGCACCCTGGCGGCCGTGCCATCTTGGACAGCGTTGAAGCAGCTCTCAGACTGGAAACTGAGAAGCTAGCAGCCAGTCGCCATGTGCTTAGCGAGTACGGTAATATGAGTTCTGCGACCGTCGTCTTTGTGCTCAAGGAGCTTCACCGCCGACTGACCGCCAAGGACGACGGTGATGAGGAGACTGCCGAGTGGGGGGTCATGATAGCATTCGGACCGGGGATCACAGTTGAGATAATGGTCCTGCGTGCCACCACCAAcctcaaggaaaactatgtttaa